A portion of the Oreochromis niloticus isolate F11D_XX linkage group LG10, O_niloticus_UMD_NMBU, whole genome shotgun sequence genome contains these proteins:
- the LOC100704185 gene encoding protein sprouty homolog 3 — protein sequence MDSTHSFRMELDSVLSLDQIRAIRANNDYVEKPVALEPATQSGFFLVHDDRYPHGAYIHHPQPSFPSAMSRSQSQQQHTHLSHLSRSSTISSSMSRTSATSDQRLLAGLTPSHSGLGSVVHSQPKGDLKPDSLGKRLAEDEAELSLHQFICERCGRCKCQECCTPRRLPSCWACGQRCLCSAENAVEYGTCLCCVKGLFYHCSAQDDEDNCADQPCSCAPAHACARWSTMGLLALCLPCLCCYPPARLCLALCRCAHDRATRPGCRCSNTNTVCRKISNSNPNPCHPSLRSKALEKPL from the coding sequence ATGGACTCTACTCATTCCTTcaggatggagctggactcagTGCTGTCGCTTGACCAGATACGTGCCATTCGGGCCAACAATGACTATGTGGAGAAGCCCGTGGCACTGGAACCTGCAACACAGTCTGGATTTTTTTTGGTCCACGATGACCGTTACCCTCACGGTGCATACATCCATCACCCTCAGCCTTCCTTCCCCTCAGCCATGTCCCGCAGCCAAAGTCAACAGCAGCACACTCATCTTTCCCATTTGAGCCGTTCCAGTACCATAAGCTCTTCTATGTCACGAACAAGTGCCACCTCAGACCAGCGGCTCCTGGCAGGTTTGACACCATCTCACTCTGGCTTAGGTTCAGTGGTCCATTCGCAGCCTAAAGGGGACCTGAAGCCTGATTCTTTGGGTAAACGCCTGGCGGAAGATGAGGCTGAGCTCAGTCTCCATCAGTTCATCTGCGAGCGGTGTGGTCGCTGTAAATGCCAAGAGTGCTGCACCCCGCGCCGCCTGCCTTCTTGCTGGGCCTGTGGACAACGCTGTCTGTGTTCTGCTGAGAATGCCGTGGAGTATGGCACATGCTTGTGCTGTGTCAAAGGTTTATTCTATCACTGCTCTGCCCAGGATGATGAAGATAACTGTGCTGACCAGCCATGTTCATGTGCTCCAGCCCACGCCTGTGCCCGCTGGAGCACAATGGGACTGCTGGCGCTATGTCTGCCCTGCCTTTGCTGCTACCCCCCTGCCAGGCTGTGCCTTGCTCTGTGCCGGTGTGCCCACGACCGGGCTACGCGGCCCGGCTGCAGGTGCAGCAACACCAACACTGTGTGCCGCAAGATTTCCAATTCCAACCCTAATCCTTGCCATCCCTCGCTCCGCAGCAAAGCTCTGGAGAAACCGTTATGA